The Pseudodesulfovibrio cashew genomic sequence CCGAGAATGAGCAGGTTGCCGTCGGCGAACGGCGCCTTGAGTGTGCCGGTAATATACTCGTACTTGCCGAGCATGAGCAGGAGAAACGCCCCGCTGATGCCCGGCAGGATCATGGCGCAGATGGCGATGGCTCCGCACAGAAAGATGAAGCCGGTATTCTCCGGCGTGGTCACCGGAATTATGCCCACAAGCCAATAGCTGAACAGCGCGCCAAGAACGATACACATGCCATTAACCGCATTGAAGGGCTTGATCTCACGCCCCACCACGTAAATGGAAGCGAGGATGAGCCCGAAAAACAACGACCAGATTTCCACAGGATGGTTGTTGAGCAGGTAATGCATGACCCTGGCCATAGAGACCACAGCGGTCAGAATGCCCAGCAGCAGGCAGACGAGGAAACGCAGATGCGCCTCGGCCAGCGCCCCGGTCAGATCAAATGAAAACAGCCTGCGGGCGAAAGTCATGTCAAAGGAACGGATGGCATCGACCAGTTGCCCGTATATGCCAGTAATAAAGGCGATGGTCCCGCCGGAAACGCCGGGGATGATGTCCGCGCCCCCCATGCAAAACCCCTTGACGCAAAGCAGCGCGGCACCCTTGAGATCCCTGGGCCCGGGAGAAGCCATGAAGGCTTCCGTCCATGTGGTCTTGTTCCGGCTCATGGCGTCCCTTTCTACCATCCGTGGCTGCCGACAAGGTCGACAAAAGCAACAGCCCCGAGGTTGGTCCTGATGACCTCGCCGCCCTGCTTTTCAATCAGCACCAACTCCTGAAAACGCTTGGAAGCGCCTACAGGGATGAGCATACGCCCTCCGTCCGCAAGCTGGTCCACCAAAGGTTCAGGCACCTCCGGCCCTCCCGCGGTGACGATGATCCTGTCGAACGGGGCCTCGTCCGGCCAGCCCATGGTGCCGTCGTCCAGCTTGAGCTTGACGGAAAACATGCGCATGTCCATGAACCGCTTGCGCGCGGCGAAAAACAGTTTCTTGATGCGCTCCACGGTGTAGACTTCCGCGCCCAGCTCCGCCAGCACGGCAGCCTGGTATCCCGACCCTGTGCCGATTTCCAGCACCTTCATGCCGGGTTCAACCTCGAGCTTCTCCGACATGTGTGCCACGATGTATGGCTGGGAGATGGTCTGCCCTTCCCCGATGGGCAACGGACTATCGGAGTATGCCTTGTAGGCCAGCGCTTCCTCCACGAACTCGTGACGCGGAATCTTCCGCATGGCGTTCAGCACCGCCCTGTCGGAAACGCCTCGCGCCTCGATCTGTTCTCGCACCATGCGCTCTCTGGACCTGACCGGATCAACCATGCATACTCCTTGACGCAACCCCTGGAGGTTGACTTAAAATTTCCTGGGCATGCTGACCATTTTCCGAAGCCAAAGTCAACCGGCACCCCGTCCGGCGTGATTATTTCCCACCCTTTCTTGACAGCACACAACCTTTCGGGAAAACTTAAAATGCACCAAAATCGGAGGGATCGTATGCTCAAAGTCAAAGACCTCATGACCTATCCGGTATTTTCACTCAGGGAGACCGATTCCCTGCTCAACGCGCGGACGCTCATGGCACTGCAACGCATCCGCCACATCCCCATCGTTGCCGAGGGCGACACCTTCACGGGATTGCTCACCCACCGGGACCTCCTCTCCGCCACCATCTCAAAACTGGCCGAGGTCGACCCCGAAACCCAGAAGGAAATCGACGCGGGCATCCCCATAAGGGAGATCATGCGTACGGACGTCAAAACGGTTACGGGCGAGACACAGGTCAAGGAAGCCGCCCTGCTGCTGCTCAATCATAAATACGGCTGCCTTCCTGTAGTTGAAGACAAGGTGCTGGTCGGCATAGTGACTGAGGCCGACTTCCTGCGCCTGACCATCCGACTGATGGACGCCCTGGATGAAGGAAAATAGTAGCGACTCTTCGAACACACTACCAAGACGCACTATCCAGTGCGTCTTTTTCTTTGCAGAACAAGGTGTTCTGGTAATTATCCCTATTTTCGACCTTCATCCCTTGTCTCGGGCACGGGATGAGTATAGAAATAGTCTGGACTTTTAGATTGACGAACCTTCATGAGCAAAGAGAGCAGTGGATACATGAAAAAGGACAGCAAATCGGTCTTTCCCTTCATCCTGACGACGACAATAATTCTCCTGGCATTGGGAGCGGCGGCATTCCTTCTTTTCAAGGACACCACGCCCCCGGCCATCGCCATTGGACCGGATGCCACGGATATAGGCAAGGGCGGCAAGATAACGGTCAGCGTAAGCGATCCCGGCAGCGGCCTGAAATCCCTCAGCGTCGTAGCCGAACAAAACGGTAAGTCCATCCCGCTGATCCAGAAGGAATATCCCGCTGGCACCGTACAGGTAGAAGAAGAAATCAGCCTGGCCGACGGCATGGTAAAGGAAGGAGCGTTCACCGTCACGGCCTCGGCCAAAGACACCTCGCTCTACCCCTTCGGCACGGCGGGCAAGTCCTCTGCGCAGAAGAGTTTCGCCTACGACGGCACCCCGCCGCGCATCTTCGTCGAGACCCACACCAACAACCTGAATCAGGGCGGTGCAGGCTTCCTGGTCTACTCCCTGTCCGAAGAGGTTGACCACACCGGAGTCAGTGTGGGCGAGCGATTCTTCCCCGGCCACCTTCAGCAATCCGGCAACGGCACCTTCCGCTACTACTGCCTGTTCGCCCACCCCTGGGATACCCCGGTCAAAGACTTCAAACCGTTCATCGTGGCCTCGGACAAGGCGGGCAATGAATCCAAGCGGCCTTTCAACTACCACACCAACGCGAAAGCCTTCCGCAAGGACCGCATCAACCTGTCCGACTCCTTCATGGAGCGGACTATCCCGGAATTTCAGGGCCTGGTCCCGGACAAGGGCACCCTCCTCGACCGCTACCTCTACATCAACAACACCCTGCGCAAGGAAAACCGCGCCAAGCTGGTTGAATTCAGCCACCAGACCAGCCCGACCATGCTCTGGTCCGGTATATTCCGAAGGCTGCCAAACGCGGCCAACCGCGCCAGGTTCGCCGATGCCAGGGACTACATGTACAACGGGAAAAAGGTGGATCAACAGACCCACCTAGGCCTCGACCTCGCCTCCATCCGGCACGCGCCGGTCCCTGCGGGCAACAACGGCACCGTGGTATATGCGGATTTCCTCGGCATCTACGGCAACGTCGTGGTGCTGGACCACGGCCTGGGACTCCAGACCCTGTATGCGCACCTGAGCTCCATCGACGTCAAGACGGGAGACACCGTGTCCAAGGGTGACATCATCGCCCATACGGGCTTCACGGGCCTTGCCGGAGGTGATCACCTCCACTACGGCGTCACTGTGGCGGGCATTCCAGTCCAACCAATCGAATGGTGGGACGCAAGCTGGATCAAGCACAACGTCACCTCGAAAATGGACTAACCGAACAAAAACCAAGGCCCTCGTTTGACGAGGGCCTTGGTTTTTCCGGCACATCCTGCCAAGGCCCGATTCTTGCTGTCTTTTCTCTGTGGCAATTCTTTCCCACAGGAGCAAGAACATGACCCTCGCCATAGATTCCTCACTTCCGACGACCTCCATAGCCAGGCCCGCACGCGGGCTGACCAAATCCATCGGTTTCGATACATTGACCATGGAGCCGGAAAAAACCGAAGAGGAAAAGCAACGGGAATCCGCTACCCTATCGTTCCAAAAGGAACTCACACCCGAAGAGGAAAACCGCGTGGTTTACCTCCAAAACCTGCTTTCGCAGCTGCTTGTCATGGCAGACGGCCAACCCACCGACGAACAGAAAACGCGCATCCGGGACGTTGAAAAAGAGCTTGCAGAAATTACGGGAGTCAAGATGCGCTCCAGCCTCTCTTCCATGACCCGCAAATTGCCCAAAACAGGAAAGGATGAGAACGAAGAGGAAAAAGACGCCGAACGGATGGCCAACGGCATCGATCCCAAGGAGGCCGCCCACAAAAGGGAGATTAAAACGGGTCAATCGACCAATCCGGGCATGCAATTGCTGCGCAAAAACGCCTTCATGACCAACCTGAGCAGTTCCCTCGCCAGCTTCGAGAAACTGTCGGACATCGCCATCTAGCTCAGCCGGGACGCCACTTTTTCCGCGTTGGCGAGAATCTCATCCCTGTCACGCAATCCATCGACAAACCGTTCGGGAATACCCGCAAGCCCCACCAGAGCCCCGCTCAAGGCACCTGTCATGCAGGCGCGGGCCATGTTGTTGCCGCCACCGTTGACGGCGGTCAGCACAGCGGTTTCAAAATCATTTTCATACCGTGAAGCAAGCCAGTAGGCCGCCGGAAGCAGAAAGCCGAGCTGACAGGCCAGACCGTAAATCTGTGCAATGGCGTGAGGCGGCTCCACGATGATGGATGGATTGATCGCAGCTGCGTGAACCAACCCAGGTTGCAGGAATACGTCAATCAGCGCCCGGTCGACATCATGCTGCGCCCAGCCCATCAGGGATTTTCCCGAATCGGCCAATGTCTTGCCGCGAATGAGACGACAGACGGCAAGCGCAAAAGCCAATGACTGGGCCTGGATGAACGGTTCTCCATGAGTAAGGCGTATATTGCTCAGGGCATGCTGCGCCAAGTCGCGCGGTTTGTCCGCGTAACGCGCGGCCAACATCACTGCGCGGATTGCCGCCTCCCCGGTGTCCGCCATGCTCGCCGCCCCGCTCCAGTCCGCGCCTTCGTGCTGGGCTGTCCAGACCTCGCGCATGGCGATATCCGTATAACGGCCGCCATTGGGCGTACCGTCCAGAGAATCCAGAAAATTATCAAGCCGACCGGTGAAATCCGATTCGTCGTACTCGTCCGTATCGGCCAACGAGGCCAGAAGCAGTTGGGAAACCTGTCCGGTCTGGGACACGTCGCCCGCCTGGCAGCCGTCGTGATAGCGCCCCGGCTTGGGCGGTGCATAGTCCGAAATCCACTCCCCGAAATCAGCCCGCAACTGCACAAGATCATAATACCAATGCGGCCCCAGCCCCAGGGCATCGCCTACGTACAACCCGACGATCGCACCCATGGCCCGATCCCTGCGCGTTAATTCCGCCATCCCTCTCTCCCTTGTTGCGGTTGATCACTCGGTCATGCGCCCTCGCCCTGCCAATCGAATATCACATCTCTCGCCTCCGGGACCTCGGGGCGGAGAGTAACCGCCTCCAGCACCATTGCTCGCACAGCCTCGCCCACGTCCTCACCTTCGCCGTGCAACACCGCCAGCGGGTCGCCCTTCTTCACAAAAGTACCCACGCGGACGATATCCGACAGCCCAACGGAATGATCCACATGTTGGTCCGCCCGAATCCTACCCCCGCCCTGGCAGACCACTGCCAGACCAAGCCTACGCGTTTCCCAGCCAGCCACATACCCGCTCGCCGGAGCGGCCACCGCCACCTGTCGGGGCGCAGCCGGGAGATACGCCTCCCAGCGCTCAATAAAATCCGTGGGGCCTCCAAGCCCGGCAACCATACGCCCAAAATGTTCCGCTGCCAGCCCGCTGTCCAGAACACGATGCAGCATCGCCTCAGCCTCGCCGCGCTCGGCCGCGAGGCCGCCCAGGAGCAGCATTTCTGCGCACAAGGCCATGACCACCTGCGCAAGCCTCGGGTCGCGCCTTACTCCGGTTAGAAAACGGACCGCCTCGGCCACCTCCAACGCGTTGCCCGCGCACGGGGCCAGGGGCTCGCTCATGTCCGTGACCAATGCCGAGGTGGGCAGGCCGGCCTCTCCCGCAACGGACACAAGGGATCCGGCCAGAGCCACCGAACGCTCATATTCTGACATGAACGCGCCGTTGCCGGTCTTCACGTCCATGACCAGCCCCTCAAGTCCGGCCGCCAGCTTCTTGGACAGGATGGATGCCGTTATCAGCGGAATGGACTCCACCGTGGCCGTGACGTCGCGGATGGCGTAGATACGCCCATCCGCAGGGGCCAGGGAGCCGGTCTGACCGATGATGGCCACTCCGGCCTCGCGCACGGTGCGCCGGAACCGATCATTGCCAGGCATGGCCTCATAACCTGGAATGGATTCAAGCTTGTCCAGGGTGCCGCCCGTGTGCCCCAAACCTCGGCCGGAAATCATGGGCACGTAGCCGCCGCAGGCCGCGACCATGGGACCGAGCACCAGGCTGACAAGATCACCGACGCCACCCGTGGAATGCTTGTCCAGCACCGGGCCGTCCAGATCCCAAGAAAGCCGTTCGCCAGAGGCAGCCATGGCCGCAGTGAGCCAGGCGGTCTCCTCCGGGCTCATACCCCTAAAAAAAACGGCCATGGCAAACGCGGCCACCTGGCCTTCAGTGATGGAACTGTCGGTCACACCTTTGATGAAACTGTCAAGATCCTCCCGACGCAAAGAGTGGCCGTCTCGTTTCCGACGAATAACCTCCTGTGGCAGCATGCTACTCTTCCTCGTCCGGCAGGATAAAGGCATCCGGCAATAGGTCGTCCATGGTCCAAGAGACGGTCCTACCCGCCTCGCAGGCAGAATAGACAATATCCTCAGGCATGAAGAACTCACTCAACACCTGCCGACACGCCCCGCAAGGGGGATGCGGCGTACCTCCGGGGGTGTAGATAAGCAACGCCACGAAGTCCCCCCTGCCGCACCCGTCGGCTACGGCAGAAAACAGGGCCGAACGCTCCGCACAGTTGGTCAGGCCGAAGGAGGCATTCTCCACATTGCAACCCACGTAGATATCGCCGCCCTCGGTCAGCAAGGCCGCTCCCACGGAAAAGCCGCTGTACGGCGCATAGGCGTTGAATGACGCCTGCCTCGCCGCCTCCACCAACGTATCCAGTATCTTCTCGCTAATCTCGCTCATGTCCCCTCCTACCATAGAAAAAGGCCGGACAGCAAAACTGTCCGGCCCTCTTTTCGGTCATAATCGTCACTATTGATGCGCGGAATTGCGTTGCGCGTCCTTAAGCAGCTCGGTAGCAAGAGGCGGCACACCATGTTGGTTTATGAGCACGCTCTCGCTGTCGTTGTCGAGGGCTCGCTCGATGACCTCGTCCATGGTCTTGACGGGAATCACTTCGAGATCCTTGAGGATGTCCTTGGGCACATCCTTGAGGTTCTTCTCGTTCTCCGCCGGGATGAGCACGGTCTTGATCAGTCCGCGATGGGCGGCCAACAACTTCTCACGCAGCCCGCCGATGGGCAGGACGCGTCCACGCAGGGTGATCTCGCCGGTCATGGCCAGGTCATGGCGTACCGGGATGTTCAACAACGCGGAGATGAGCGCCGTGGTCAGGGTGATGCCCGCGCTGGGGCCATCCTTGGGCGTGGCGCCGTCCGGAACGTGAATGTGGATGTCCACCTTGGTGTTGAAGTCAGGCTTGAGGCCGAGCTGGTCCGAACGGGACCGGATGTAGGAAAGAGCGGCGCGCGCCGATTCCTGCATGACCTCGCCCAGCTTGCCGGTGATCTCCACCTTGCCCTTGCCGGGCATGAGCGCGACCTCCACCATCAGCATCTCGCCGCCGAGCTGCGTCCAGGCCAGGCCGTTGCAGACGCCCACAAGGGAATCCGCTTCGCGCTCCCCGTAGGAGAACTTCTGGACGCCGAGCATCTTCTCCAGCGACTGCTTGGTGATGTGCACGACCTTCTCCCTGTCGTTGTCCTCCACGATCTTCATGGCGGACTTACGGCAGATGGAAGCCACCTCGCGTTCGAGGTTACGCACACCCGCCTCGCGGGTATAGTAACGCACGATATCGAGGATGGCGTTCTCGGAGAACTTGATATTATCCGGCTTCAGGCCGTGGGCCTCGATCTGCTTGGGCAGCAGGAAGTCCTTGGCGATCTCGACCTTCTCGTTTTCCAGGTAGCCGGGCAGACGAATGATCTCCATGCGATCCTGCAACGGCAACGGAATGCCCTCAAGCTGGTTGGCCGTTGTGATGAAGAAGACCTTGGACAAATCGTAATCCAGGTCCAAATAATGGTCGTTGAATGCGTAATTCTGTTCCGGATCCAGCACTTCCAACAGCGCGGCAGACGGGTCTCCGCGGAAATCGGCGGACATCTTGTCCACTTCATCCAGGCAGATGACCGGGTTGTTGAACTCCACCCGCTTCAGGGACTGAATGATCTTGCCGGGCATGGCGCCCACATAGGTGCGCCGGTGACCACGAATCTCGGCCTCGTCACGCACGCCGCCCAGGGAGAGCCTGATGAACTCGCGGTCCATGGACCGGGCGATGGACTTGGCGATGGAGGTCTTGCCCACGCCGGGAGGGCCGACGAAACAGAGGATCGGGCCCTTCATGGTTTCGACCAGAGTCTGTACGGCCAGGTATTCGAGAATGCGCTCCTTGGGCT encodes the following:
- a CDS encoding DUF368 domain-containing protein, whose amino-acid sequence is MASPGPRDLKGAALLCVKGFCMGGADIIPGVSGGTIAFITGIYGQLVDAIRSFDMTFARRLFSFDLTGALAEAHLRFLVCLLLGILTAVVSMARVMHYLLNNHPVEIWSLFFGLILASIYVVGREIKPFNAVNGMCIVLGALFSYWLVGIIPVTTPENTGFIFLCGAIAICAMILPGISGAFLLLMLGKYEYITGTLKAPFADGNLLILGTFVAGAAVGIVVFSRLLHYLLHRWHAATVAVLTGFMAGALRKVWPWKEVLESVVIRGKLHVLREQNILPHMDANLLVAASLVLAGAAAVLLLDRVSRKS
- a CDS encoding protein-L-isoaspartate(D-aspartate) O-methyltransferase; this translates as MVDPVRSRERMVREQIEARGVSDRAVLNAMRKIPRHEFVEEALAYKAYSDSPLPIGEGQTISQPYIVAHMSEKLEVEPGMKVLEIGTGSGYQAAVLAELGAEVYTVERIKKLFFAARKRFMDMRMFSVKLKLDDGTMGWPDEAPFDRIIVTAGGPEVPEPLVDQLADGGRMLIPVGASKRFQELVLIEKQGGEVIRTNLGAVAFVDLVGSHGW
- a CDS encoding CBS domain-containing protein — protein: MLKVKDLMTYPVFSLRETDSLLNARTLMALQRIRHIPIVAEGDTFTGLLTHRDLLSATISKLAEVDPETQKEIDAGIPIREIMRTDVKTVTGETQVKEAALLLLNHKYGCLPVVEDKVLVGIVTEADFLRLTIRLMDALDEGK
- a CDS encoding M23 family metallopeptidase — encoded protein: MKKDSKSVFPFILTTTIILLALGAAAFLLFKDTTPPAIAIGPDATDIGKGGKITVSVSDPGSGLKSLSVVAEQNGKSIPLIQKEYPAGTVQVEEEISLADGMVKEGAFTVTASAKDTSLYPFGTAGKSSAQKSFAYDGTPPRIFVETHTNNLNQGGAGFLVYSLSEEVDHTGVSVGERFFPGHLQQSGNGTFRYYCLFAHPWDTPVKDFKPFIVASDKAGNESKRPFNYHTNAKAFRKDRINLSDSFMERTIPEFQGLVPDKGTLLDRYLYINNTLRKENRAKLVEFSHQTSPTMLWSGIFRRLPNAANRARFADARDYMYNGKKVDQQTHLGLDLASIRHAPVPAGNNGTVVYADFLGIYGNVVVLDHGLGLQTLYAHLSSIDVKTGDTVSKGDIIAHTGFTGLAGGDHLHYGVTVAGIPVQPIEWWDASWIKHNVTSKMD
- a CDS encoding ADP-ribosylglycohydrolase family protein, which gives rise to MAELTRRDRAMGAIVGLYVGDALGLGPHWYYDLVQLRADFGEWISDYAPPKPGRYHDGCQAGDVSQTGQVSQLLLASLADTDEYDESDFTGRLDNFLDSLDGTPNGGRYTDIAMREVWTAQHEGADWSGAASMADTGEAAIRAVMLAARYADKPRDLAQHALSNIRLTHGEPFIQAQSLAFALAVCRLIRGKTLADSGKSLMGWAQHDVDRALIDVFLQPGLVHAAAINPSIIVEPPHAIAQIYGLACQLGFLLPAAYWLASRYENDFETAVLTAVNGGGNNMARACMTGALSGALVGLAGIPERFVDGLRDRDEILANAEKVASRLS
- the deoA gene encoding thymidine phosphorylase; the encoded protein is MLPQEVIRRKRDGHSLRREDLDSFIKGVTDSSITEGQVAAFAMAVFFRGMSPEETAWLTAAMAASGERLSWDLDGPVLDKHSTGGVGDLVSLVLGPMVAACGGYVPMISGRGLGHTGGTLDKLESIPGYEAMPGNDRFRRTVREAGVAIIGQTGSLAPADGRIYAIRDVTATVESIPLITASILSKKLAAGLEGLVMDVKTGNGAFMSEYERSVALAGSLVSVAGEAGLPTSALVTDMSEPLAPCAGNALEVAEAVRFLTGVRRDPRLAQVVMALCAEMLLLGGLAAERGEAEAMLHRVLDSGLAAEHFGRMVAGLGGPTDFIERWEAYLPAAPRQVAVAAPASGYVAGWETRRLGLAVVCQGGGRIRADQHVDHSVGLSDIVRVGTFVKKGDPLAVLHGEGEDVGEAVRAMVLEAVTLRPEVPEARDVIFDWQGEGA
- a CDS encoding cytidine deaminase, with the translated sequence MSEISEKILDTLVEAARQASFNAYAPYSGFSVGAALLTEGGDIYVGCNVENASFGLTNCAERSALFSAVADGCGRGDFVALLIYTPGGTPHPPCGACRQVLSEFFMPEDIVYSACEAGRTVSWTMDDLLPDAFILPDEEE
- the lon gene encoding endopeptidase La — its product is MPTFGFDGKKSPETMTLPMMSLREVVMFPRSIVPLFVGREASIKAIETAVADYGKQIFLVTQKSPEKEHPEADDLFEMGTVAKILQMLRLPDGTIKVLFEGVSRAYWDPEESRLVYDEGEDAEYPQAVVSVVEEASGTSAEGEALVRAVHESLEEFGKVNKKVAPEAILAMSTLKDAGALADQVMPHLKIDFSRKQMILEELDPNRRLERVYELLLGEIEIVSIEKRVKGRVKDQMEKNQREYYLNEQVKAINKEMGREDDPQAEAQELEEQLNAKPMSDENRERVRKELKKLRTMQPSSAEYTVVRNYIDWILDLPWDNLKDDRDVDIKSARTILDEDHFGLEKPKERILEYLAVQTLVETMKGPILCFVGPPGVGKTSIAKSIARSMDREFIRLSLGGVRDEAEIRGHRRTYVGAMPGKIIQSLKRVEFNNPVICLDEVDKMSADFRGDPSAALLEVLDPEQNYAFNDHYLDLDYDLSKVFFITTANQLEGIPLPLQDRMEIIRLPGYLENEKVEIAKDFLLPKQIEAHGLKPDNIKFSENAILDIVRYYTREAGVRNLEREVASICRKSAMKIVEDNDREKVVHITKQSLEKMLGVQKFSYGEREADSLVGVCNGLAWTQLGGEMLMVEVALMPGKGKVEITGKLGEVMQESARAALSYIRSRSDQLGLKPDFNTKVDIHIHVPDGATPKDGPSAGITLTTALISALLNIPVRHDLAMTGEITLRGRVLPIGGLREKLLAAHRGLIKTVLIPAENEKNLKDVPKDILKDLEVIPVKTMDEVIERALDNDSESVLINQHGVPPLATELLKDAQRNSAHQ